One Micromonospora sp. FIMYZ51 genomic window carries:
- the upp gene encoding uracil phosphoribosyltransferase produces the protein MDVLVIDHPLAQSRLTAMRDERTDSASFRAALHELTTMLVYEAARYFPVEKYPVRTPVTDTDGTRLANPPLLVPVLRAGLGMADAALGLLPESSMGFVGLARDEETFAPRAYMESLPRDLSGLPVLVLDPMLATGGSLEHCCRLLAERGCTEITVLCVLAAPAGIARLERSGLPLRLVTAAIDDGLNDSKFIVPGLGDAGDRQFGGMPRF, from the coding sequence GTGGACGTACTCGTCATTGACCATCCGCTCGCCCAGTCCCGGCTGACCGCCATGCGGGACGAACGGACCGACTCCGCCTCGTTCCGGGCCGCGCTGCACGAACTCACCACCATGCTGGTGTACGAGGCAGCCCGCTACTTCCCGGTCGAGAAGTACCCGGTGCGTACCCCCGTCACCGACACCGACGGCACCCGGCTGGCCAACCCGCCGCTGCTGGTGCCGGTGCTGCGGGCCGGTCTCGGCATGGCCGACGCCGCGCTGGGGCTGCTGCCCGAGTCCTCGATGGGCTTCGTCGGGCTGGCCCGCGACGAGGAGACGTTCGCGCCGCGTGCCTACATGGAATCCCTGCCCCGGGACCTGAGCGGCCTGCCGGTGCTGGTCCTCGACCCGATGCTGGCCACCGGAGGGTCGCTGGAGCACTGCTGCCGGCTGCTGGCCGAACGCGGCTGTACCGAGATCACCGTGCTCTGCGTGCTCGCGGCCCCGGCGGGCATCGCGCGGCTGGAGCGCTCCGGCCTACCGTTGCGCCTGGTCACCGCCGCCATCGACGATGGCCTCAACGACAGCAAGTTCATCGTGCCGGGTCTCGGCGACGCCGGTGACCGGCAGTTCGGCGGCATGCCCCGGTTCTGA
- a CDS encoding amidohydrolase, which translates to MTSALTMPTGDQLAPSWPEAPPAGAEPLPFELDHLLALRVPGLIATRRHIHSHPELSGAEFETAALIARELALAGLSPRLLPKGNGVICDIDGRPDGPVIALRADIDALPLTDVKDVPYRSTVEGVCHACGHDVHTTVLLGVGMLLAQLADSGELPGRVRLIFQPAEEILPCGSLEVIEAGGLDDVVQIFALHCDPSQPVGKVGLRVGPITAAADNVTVRLTGPGGHTARPHLTVDLVDALGRLITEVPALVSRRVPANSGLLLVFGHATAGTRYNVIPSEASASGTLRVMDRDAWETAPKIVSQVVRDVIAPTGATVDLEYLRGRPPVCNDAQAIKVLSGATLAALGPDAVVETPQSMGGEDFSWYLEYVPGALARLGVGRSGPNVDLHRASFDVDERAIPVGVRLMVQTALQALAAVR; encoded by the coding sequence GTGACGAGTGCGTTGACGATGCCGACCGGCGACCAGCTGGCGCCGTCCTGGCCGGAGGCGCCGCCGGCCGGTGCTGAGCCCCTGCCCTTCGAGCTGGACCACCTGCTCGCCCTCCGGGTACCGGGCCTGATCGCTACCCGCCGTCACATCCACTCGCATCCGGAGCTCTCCGGTGCGGAGTTCGAGACCGCCGCGTTGATCGCCCGGGAACTCGCCCTGGCCGGGCTCAGCCCTCGGCTGCTGCCGAAGGGCAACGGCGTCATCTGCGACATCGACGGGCGGCCGGACGGTCCGGTGATCGCGCTGCGCGCCGACATCGACGCGCTGCCGCTCACCGACGTCAAGGACGTGCCCTACCGCTCCACCGTGGAGGGCGTCTGCCACGCCTGCGGCCATGACGTGCACACCACCGTCCTGCTCGGCGTCGGCATGCTGCTCGCCCAGCTCGCGGACTCCGGCGAGCTGCCGGGCCGGGTCCGGTTGATCTTCCAGCCCGCCGAGGAGATCCTGCCCTGCGGCTCGCTGGAGGTGATCGAGGCCGGTGGCCTCGACGACGTGGTGCAGATCTTCGCGCTGCACTGCGACCCGAGCCAGCCGGTCGGCAAGGTCGGCCTACGGGTGGGCCCGATCACCGCCGCCGCGGACAACGTCACCGTCCGGCTCACCGGGCCGGGCGGCCACACCGCCCGCCCGCACCTGACCGTCGACCTGGTCGACGCGCTCGGCCGGTTGATCACCGAGGTGCCGGCCCTGGTCAGCCGGCGGGTGCCGGCAAACAGCGGGCTGCTGCTGGTCTTCGGGCACGCCACCGCGGGCACCCGGTACAACGTCATCCCCTCCGAGGCGTCCGCCTCCGGCACGCTGCGGGTGATGGACCGGGACGCCTGGGAGACGGCCCCGAAGATCGTCTCCCAGGTGGTCCGGGACGTCATCGCGCCGACCGGGGCCACGGTCGACCTGGAATACCTGCGCGGCCGTCCGCCGGTCTGCAACGACGCACAGGCCATCAAGGTGCTGAGCGGCGCAACCCTCGCCGCGCTCGGCCCGGATGCGGTCGTGGAGACCCCGCAGAGCATGGGCGGCGAGGACTTCTCCTGGTATCTGGAGTACGTCCCCGGCGCGTTGGCCCGCCTCGGGGTCGGCCGCTCCGGGCCGAACGTGGACCTGCACCGGGCGTCGTTCGACGTGGACGAACGGGCGATCCCGGTGGGCGTACGACTCATGGTGCAGACCGCGCTCCAGGCACTGGCGGCGGTGCGCTGA
- a CDS encoding 8-oxo-dGTP diphosphatase: MQAIMATLGYLLTPDRRQVLLVHRDRRPDDLHLGYCNGLGGKLEPGEDAAAGMAREIREESGLDCHELELAGTISWPGFGRAGENWFAFVFRVTGWSGQPYRECPEGTLAWHPVADLLTGRVPVRPSDANFLPLVFAEPPRLFHGVQPFSGGVPQSWSHTLTG; this comes from the coding sequence GTGCAGGCGATCATGGCGACCCTCGGCTATCTGCTCACCCCGGACCGGCGTCAGGTGCTGCTGGTGCACCGTGATCGGCGCCCCGACGACCTGCACCTGGGCTACTGCAACGGGCTCGGCGGCAAGTTGGAGCCGGGCGAGGACGCCGCCGCCGGGATGGCCCGGGAGATCCGGGAGGAGTCCGGGCTGGACTGCCACGAGTTGGAGTTGGCCGGCACCATCTCCTGGCCCGGGTTCGGTCGGGCCGGGGAGAACTGGTTCGCCTTCGTCTTCCGGGTCACCGGGTGGTCCGGTCAGCCGTACCGGGAGTGCCCGGAGGGCACCCTGGCCTGGCACCCGGTGGCGGACCTGCTCACCGGCCGGGTGCCGGTACGCCCCAGCGACGCCAACTTCCTGCCGCTGGTCTTCGCCGAGCCGCCTCGGCTCTTCCACGGCGTGCAGCCGTTCTCCGGTGGCGTACCGCAGAGCTGGTCGCACACCCTGACCGGCTGA
- a CDS encoding serine/threonine-protein kinase, which produces MTQIPTWSGGPVSTPTNGRATPGTVIGDRYSLRSTVGNGGMGTVWRATDTLLRRDVAVKEVVLPPGLAPSDRDAMYERTLREARAAAAIAHPAVVQVYDVVTEGGRPWIVMELLDARSLADMVIEDGPVTQRVVAKIGIALLGALEVAHAIGVLHRDVKPANVLICSDGRCVLTDFGVARMPTDVQLTTPGMVLGSPHFISPERAMGQEFGPPSDLFSLGVTLYTAVEGRPPFDRGDPIETMHAVVEDPPAPPQRSGPLTRVLMGLLEKDPARRLDVHTARAMLRELLAGPLSSNAAAVNSMTDPYSVMQMPQPAPVTAPAAAKKPEPSGQIGGPAMLAPGESLTDRLAALRRGERPGVATAASASAMADTSADALARPAQQSAAMSAPPTGRTYGAGAEATQRIGGAEATQRIGGAEATQHIGGAEATQRFGAESTQRIGTDATQRVGPAVFGYGGGQPDATQQLGGYRAGQQLSGGGYGAGQWPAAPSHQYGAPPPAAAAGTSPLDRAKAIGARLVATVQGWPRKMQLAAAGGLALLLLITVVALTGGDDSPPTTPLAEPSNSAEEGPGVEMQEHSGRGVQMLVPKGWKKAAPKGAVYVDYTDPEDSGRRVRILNEEWRGTSARWAEVAENGLRTRSTSCAKPYNQVSKETRELAGKPSVEFEYTCGEGDSMRHGVWHGVAHDGRIYSFYLTSNDARFAESKPIYDEMLKSFQLTAAG; this is translated from the coding sequence GTGACTCAGATCCCGACGTGGAGCGGCGGACCAGTCAGCACCCCTACCAACGGACGCGCGACACCCGGCACCGTCATCGGTGACCGGTACTCGCTGCGTTCCACGGTGGGCAACGGTGGCATGGGCACGGTTTGGCGGGCCACAGACACACTCTTGCGCCGCGACGTGGCGGTCAAGGAGGTCGTCCTCCCACCGGGGCTGGCCCCGAGCGACCGCGACGCGATGTACGAACGCACCCTGCGCGAGGCCCGCGCCGCCGCCGCCATCGCCCACCCCGCCGTGGTGCAGGTCTACGACGTGGTCACCGAGGGTGGCCGGCCGTGGATCGTGATGGAGCTGCTCGACGCCCGCAGCCTTGCCGACATGGTGATCGAGGACGGGCCGGTCACCCAGCGGGTGGTCGCCAAGATCGGCATTGCCCTGCTCGGCGCGCTGGAGGTGGCCCACGCGATCGGCGTGCTGCACCGCGACGTCAAGCCCGCCAACGTGCTGATCTGCTCGGACGGGCGCTGCGTACTCACCGACTTCGGCGTGGCCCGGATGCCCACCGACGTGCAGCTCACCACGCCGGGCATGGTGCTCGGCTCGCCGCACTTCATCTCGCCCGAGCGGGCCATGGGGCAGGAGTTCGGCCCGCCCAGCGACCTCTTCTCGCTCGGCGTGACGCTCTACACGGCGGTGGAGGGGCGTCCGCCCTTCGACCGGGGCGACCCGATCGAGACCATGCACGCGGTGGTCGAGGACCCGCCGGCCCCGCCGCAGCGCAGCGGCCCGCTGACCCGGGTGCTGATGGGCCTGCTGGAGAAGGATCCGGCCCGCCGGCTCGACGTGCACACCGCCCGCGCCATGCTGCGCGAACTGCTCGCCGGACCGCTGAGCAGCAACGCCGCCGCGGTCAACTCGATGACCGACCCGTACTCGGTGATGCAGATGCCGCAGCCCGCACCGGTCACCGCTCCGGCGGCGGCGAAGAAGCCGGAGCCGAGCGGGCAGATCGGCGGCCCGGCGATGCTCGCGCCCGGTGAGTCGCTTACCGACCGGCTCGCCGCGCTGCGTCGGGGTGAGCGTCCCGGTGTGGCCACCGCAGCCAGCGCCAGCGCCATGGCGGACACCAGCGCCGACGCGCTGGCCCGGCCGGCGCAGCAGAGCGCCGCGATGTCCGCACCGCCCACCGGTCGCACCTACGGCGCCGGAGCAGAGGCCACTCAGCGCATCGGTGGGGCCGAGGCCACTCAGCGCATCGGTGGGGCCGAGGCCACCCAGCACATCGGCGGTGCCGAGGCGACCCAGCGGTTCGGGGCCGAGAGCACCCAGCGGATCGGCACCGACGCCACCCAGCGCGTCGGGCCCGCGGTGTTCGGCTACGGCGGCGGGCAGCCCGACGCCACCCAGCAACTCGGCGGCTACCGCGCCGGCCAGCAGCTCAGCGGCGGCGGTTACGGCGCCGGCCAGTGGCCGGCCGCGCCCAGCCACCAGTACGGCGCACCGCCACCCGCCGCTGCTGCCGGCACCAGCCCGCTCGACCGGGCGAAGGCCATCGGTGCCCGGCTGGTCGCCACCGTGCAGGGCTGGCCGCGCAAAATGCAGTTGGCGGCGGCCGGCGGCCTCGCCCTGCTGCTGCTGATCACCGTCGTGGCCCTCACCGGCGGCGACGACTCCCCGCCCACCACCCCGCTCGCCGAGCCGTCCAACAGCGCCGAGGAGGGCCCCGGCGTCGAGATGCAGGAGCACTCGGGGCGCGGGGTGCAGATGCTGGTGCCGAAGGGCTGGAAAAAGGCCGCACCCAAGGGCGCCGTCTATGTGGACTACACCGACCCGGAGGACAGTGGCCGCCGGGTCCGCATCCTCAACGAGGAGTGGCGCGGCACCTCGGCCCGCTGGGCGGAGGTCGCCGAGAACGGTCTGCGCACCAGGTCGACCTCCTGCGCCAAGCCGTACAACCAGGTCTCGAAGGAGACCAGGGAACTCGCCGGCAAGCCGTCGGTCGAGTTCGAGTACACCTGCGGCGAGGGTGACAGCATGCGGCACGGGGTGTGGCACGGCGTCGCCCACGACGGACGGATCTACTCGTTCTACCTCACCTCGAACGACGCCCGCTTCGCCGAGAGCAAGCCGATCTACGACGAGATGCTGAAGTCGTTCCAGCTCACCGCCGCCGGCTGA
- the deoC gene encoding deoxyribose-phosphate aldolase, which produces MTATATSARSDLTELGRSETALRTFLHGLPGVDQVGAEQRAAQLGTRSIKTTAKAQAIDLAIRMVDLTTLEGADTPGKVRALAAKALRPDPADPSCPHVGAVCVYPSMVPHVAEVLRGSKVHLASVATAFPSGQAPLEVKLADTRAAVGAGADEIDMVINRGAFLAGRYAEVYDEIVATKQACGDAHLKVILETGELATYDNVRRASWLAMLAGGDFIKTSTGKVPVAATLPVTLVMLEAVRDFRAATGRQVGVKPAGGIKNTKDAIKYLVMVNETVGPDWLDPDWFRFGASSLLNDLLMQRTKLKTGVYAGPDYFTLD; this is translated from the coding sequence ATGACGGCGACAGCGACGTCGGCCCGGTCGGACCTCACCGAACTGGGACGATCCGAGACCGCTCTGCGGACCTTCCTGCACGGCCTACCGGGCGTGGACCAGGTCGGCGCGGAGCAGCGGGCAGCCCAACTCGGCACCCGATCCATCAAGACCACCGCCAAGGCCCAGGCGATCGATCTCGCCATCCGGATGGTCGACCTGACGACGCTTGAGGGCGCGGACACCCCGGGCAAGGTGCGGGCGCTCGCCGCCAAGGCACTGCGCCCGGACCCGGCCGACCCGTCCTGCCCGCACGTCGGCGCGGTCTGCGTCTACCCGTCGATGGTCCCGCACGTGGCCGAGGTGCTGCGCGGCAGCAAGGTCCACCTGGCCAGCGTGGCGACCGCCTTCCCGTCCGGTCAGGCACCGCTGGAGGTCAAGCTCGCCGACACCCGTGCGGCCGTCGGGGCGGGCGCGGACGAGATCGACATGGTGATCAACCGGGGTGCCTTCCTGGCCGGCCGCTACGCCGAGGTGTACGACGAGATCGTGGCGACCAAGCAAGCCTGCGGCGACGCGCACCTCAAGGTGATCCTGGAGACCGGCGAGCTGGCCACGTACGACAACGTGCGCCGTGCCTCCTGGCTGGCGATGCTTGCCGGCGGCGACTTCATCAAGACCTCCACCGGCAAGGTCCCGGTCGCGGCCACCCTGCCGGTGACTCTGGTGATGCTGGAGGCGGTCCGCGACTTCCGGGCCGCCACCGGGCGGCAGGTCGGTGTGAAGCCGGCCGGCGGCATCAAGAACACCAAGGACGCCATCAAGTACCTGGTCATGGTCAACGAGACCGTCGGGCCGGACTGGCTGGACCCGGACTGGTTCCGCTTCGGCGCGTCCAGCCTCCTCAACGACCTGCTGATGCAGCGCACCAAGCTGAAGACCGGCGTCTACGCCGGTCCCGACTACTTCACCCTGGACTGA
- a CDS encoding phospho-sugar mutase, whose protein sequence is MAADTTDLDTLRERAERWLADDPDPADRAELRAVLDRLPASAPELADRFAGPLTFGTAGLRGPLRAGPNGMNLAVVTQAAAGLVAWLAAQGGTGPLVIGYDARRGSREFAARTAQVATGAGRPALLLPRPLPTPVLAYAVRQLGAVAGVMVTASHNPPQDNGYKVYLGAELGGVLGAGAQIVPPADAGIEAAIRAVGPLAEVPLGAAGQVLGDEIVAGYVARAVQVLPAGGPRNLNVAYTPLHGVGATVLTAAFAAAGFPVPGVVPDQAEPDPRFPTVHFPNPEEPGAVDRLVALADATGADLAIANDPDADRCAVAVRDPASGSGGSGWRMLRGDEVGVLLADHLMRRGVTGLYATTIVSSSLLRAMCAARGLPYDETLTGFKWIVRAGGGTEPLVFGYEEALGYCVAPEHVRDKDGITAALTVAELAAGLKAQGRTLTDRLDELAAEFGVHHTDQLSVRVDDLRLISDAMARIRATTPGTLLDQPVIETRDLLPEADVVILRTDTARVVIRPSGTEPKLKAYLEVVQPVAAGDVAAARSRATSAVATLRTEIAHALGV, encoded by the coding sequence ATGGCGGCGGACACCACTGATCTCGACACACTCCGCGAGCGGGCCGAACGTTGGCTCGCCGACGACCCCGACCCGGCCGACCGGGCGGAGCTGCGGGCGGTGCTCGATCGCCTCCCGGCCAGCGCCCCCGAGTTGGCCGACCGGTTCGCCGGGCCGCTGACCTTCGGCACCGCCGGGCTGCGCGGGCCGCTGCGCGCCGGCCCCAACGGGATGAACCTCGCCGTGGTCACCCAGGCCGCCGCCGGGCTGGTCGCCTGGCTCGCGGCCCAGGGTGGCACCGGCCCGCTGGTGATCGGGTACGACGCTCGGCGCGGCTCCCGCGAATTCGCCGCCCGGACCGCCCAGGTCGCCACCGGGGCGGGTCGCCCGGCGCTGCTGCTCCCCCGACCACTGCCCACCCCGGTGCTGGCCTACGCGGTGCGGCAGTTGGGGGCCGTCGCCGGAGTGATGGTCACCGCGAGCCACAACCCGCCACAGGACAACGGCTACAAGGTCTACCTCGGTGCCGAACTCGGCGGCGTGCTGGGTGCCGGGGCGCAGATCGTGCCGCCCGCCGACGCCGGCATCGAGGCCGCCATCCGCGCGGTCGGCCCGCTTGCCGAGGTGCCGCTCGGTGCCGCCGGGCAGGTGCTCGGCGACGAGATCGTCGCCGGGTACGTGGCACGGGCGGTGCAGGTGCTACCCGCCGGTGGTCCCCGGAACCTGAACGTGGCGTACACCCCGCTGCACGGTGTCGGGGCGACCGTCCTCACCGCCGCCTTCGCCGCCGCCGGCTTCCCCGTGCCCGGGGTGGTCCCGGACCAGGCCGAACCCGATCCACGCTTCCCCACCGTGCACTTTCCCAACCCCGAGGAGCCGGGCGCGGTGGACCGCCTGGTCGCGCTCGCCGACGCCACCGGCGCCGACCTCGCCATCGCCAACGACCCCGACGCCGACCGCTGCGCGGTCGCGGTCCGCGATCCCGCAAGCGGGAGCGGGGGGTCGGGCTGGCGGATGCTGCGCGGGGACGAGGTGGGCGTACTGCTCGCCGACCATCTGATGCGGCGCGGGGTGACCGGCCTGTACGCCACCACCATCGTCTCGTCGTCGCTGCTGCGGGCGATGTGCGCCGCCCGGGGCCTGCCGTACGACGAGACGCTCACCGGGTTCAAGTGGATCGTCCGGGCCGGCGGTGGCACCGAGCCGCTGGTCTTCGGCTACGAGGAGGCGCTCGGCTACTGCGTCGCCCCGGAACACGTCCGGGACAAGGACGGCATCACCGCCGCACTTACCGTCGCCGAACTGGCCGCCGGCCTCAAGGCGCAGGGGCGTACGCTCACCGACCGGCTTGACGAGTTGGCCGCCGAGTTCGGCGTGCACCACACCGACCAACTCTCGGTACGCGTCGACGACCTGCGGCTGATCTCCGACGCGATGGCCCGCATCCGCGCCACCACCCCCGGCACGCTGCTCGACCAGCCGGTCATCGAGACCCGGGACCTGCTCCCGGAGGCGGACGTGGTGATCTTGCGTACCGACACCGCCCGAGTGGTGATCCGCCCCTCCGGCACCGAGCCGAAACTCAAGGCGTACCTCGAAGTGGTGCAACCGGTCGCGGCCGGCGACGTCGCCGCGGCACGCTCCCGCGCGACGAGCGCCGTCGCAACGTTACGCACCGAAATCGCCCACGCCCTGGGCGTGTAA
- a CDS encoding methylmalonyl-CoA mutase family protein, producing the protein MSERRLSESGFPIKGVYAAADLPDDLDSRLGGPGEFPYTRGVYPTMYTSRPWTMRQYAGFGTATESNARYHQLLRAGTMGLSVAFDLPTQMGYDSDDPIAHGEVGKVGVAIDSIEDMRLLFDGIPLDKVSTSMTINAPGSVLLLLYQLVAEENGVPGSALNGTIQNDILKEYIARGTYIFPPKPSLRLVADTFGYCRAEVPKWNTISISGYHMAEAGASPVQEIAFTLANGVEYVRAAIAAGLAVDDFAPRLSFFFVARTTLLEEVAKFRAARRIWARLMRDEFGAKNPKSMMLRFHTQTAGVQLTAQQPEVNLVRVAVQGLGAVLGGTQSLHTNSFDEAIALPTEKAARLALRTQQVLAYETDLTATVDPFAGSYVVEAMTAEIETAVDALMARVFEHGSAVDAIEAGFQKREIEQSAYRVAQEIDSGERVVVGLNRFAIDEEEPYEPLRVDPAIEAAQAERLAKLRAERDGDAVTRALAELRATASGTGNVLHPMKAALRERATVGEVCGALREVWGKYRPTDRF; encoded by the coding sequence ATGAGCGAACGGCGGTTGAGCGAGTCCGGTTTCCCGATCAAGGGTGTGTACGCGGCGGCCGACCTTCCCGACGACCTGGACTCCCGGCTGGGCGGGCCGGGCGAGTTCCCGTACACCCGCGGCGTCTACCCGACCATGTACACCTCCCGTCCGTGGACCATGCGCCAGTATGCCGGTTTTGGCACCGCCACCGAATCCAACGCGCGCTACCACCAGTTGTTGCGGGCCGGCACGATGGGTCTCTCGGTCGCCTTCGACCTGCCCACCCAGATGGGCTACGACTCCGACGACCCGATCGCGCACGGCGAGGTGGGCAAGGTCGGGGTCGCCATCGACTCCATCGAGGACATGCGGCTGCTCTTCGACGGCATCCCGCTGGACAAGGTCTCCACCTCGATGACGATCAACGCCCCCGGTTCGGTGCTGCTCCTGCTCTACCAGCTCGTGGCCGAGGAGAACGGGGTGCCCGGCTCGGCGCTGAACGGCACCATCCAGAACGACATCCTCAAGGAGTACATCGCTCGGGGGACGTACATCTTCCCGCCGAAGCCCTCGCTGCGGCTGGTCGCCGACACGTTCGGCTACTGCCGGGCCGAGGTGCCGAAGTGGAACACCATCTCCATCTCGGGCTATCACATGGCCGAGGCCGGTGCCTCTCCCGTGCAGGAGATCGCCTTCACGCTTGCCAACGGCGTCGAGTACGTGCGGGCCGCGATCGCCGCCGGGCTGGCCGTGGACGACTTCGCCCCCCGGCTGTCGTTCTTCTTCGTCGCCCGCACCACCCTGCTGGAGGAGGTGGCGAAGTTCCGGGCCGCCCGGCGGATCTGGGCCCGGCTGATGCGCGACGAGTTCGGGGCGAAGAATCCGAAGTCGATGATGCTGCGCTTCCACACCCAGACGGCCGGCGTGCAGCTGACCGCCCAGCAGCCCGAGGTGAACCTGGTCCGGGTGGCGGTGCAGGGGCTCGGTGCGGTGCTCGGCGGCACCCAGTCGCTGCACACCAACAGCTTCGACGAGGCGATCGCGCTGCCCACCGAGAAGGCGGCCCGGCTGGCGTTGCGTACCCAGCAGGTGCTCGCGTACGAGACGGACCTCACCGCCACCGTCGACCCGTTCGCCGGCTCGTACGTGGTGGAGGCGATGACCGCCGAGATCGAGACGGCGGTCGACGCGCTGATGGCCCGGGTCTTCGAGCACGGTTCGGCGGTGGATGCCATCGAGGCGGGCTTCCAGAAGCGGGAGATCGAGCAGTCGGCGTACCGGGTGGCGCAGGAGATCGACTCGGGTGAGCGGGTGGTGGTCGGGCTGAACCGGTTCGCCATCGACGAGGAGGAGCCGTACGAGCCGCTGCGGGTCGATCCGGCGATCGAGGCGGCGCAGGCCGAACGGCTGGCCAAGCTGCGCGCCGAGCGTGACGGCGACGCCGTGACGCGGGCCCTGGCCGAGCTGCGGGCGACCGCCTCCGGCACCGGTAACGTGCTCCATCCGATGAAGGCGGCGCTGCGCGAGCGGGCGACCGTTGGCGAGGTCTGCGGGGCGCTGCGCGAGGTGTGGGGCAAGTACCGCCCGACCGACCGCTTCTGA
- a CDS encoding GPP34 family phosphoprotein, whose protein sequence is MTGVPLAEELLLLAYDDETGKSTMPRISLDLGMAAAVLIELALAERIAYADGTLTVVDPTPTGEPITDDVLARIAADTPHSPSSWVQRLRHGLRDKILGDLCDHGVVRDVDETELGFIHVHRYPVLDRSVEADSRQRLAAALTGAAPDERTAALATLVAVLRMESALGVTGEAADRARRRLAEIASGAGFSGEVSLADSVVRPSVGLVVAALGRAVEAALGPRR, encoded by the coding sequence ATGACTGGTGTGCCGCTCGCCGAGGAGTTGCTCCTGCTCGCGTACGACGACGAGACCGGCAAGTCGACGATGCCACGGATCAGCCTCGACCTCGGGATGGCTGCGGCGGTCCTGATCGAGCTGGCGCTCGCCGAGCGGATCGCGTACGCCGACGGCACCCTGACGGTGGTCGACCCGACGCCGACCGGCGAGCCGATCACCGACGACGTGCTGGCCCGGATCGCCGCCGACACGCCACACAGCCCGTCGTCCTGGGTGCAGCGGCTGCGGCACGGCCTGCGCGACAAGATCCTCGGTGACCTCTGCGACCACGGCGTCGTCCGGGACGTGGACGAGACCGAGTTGGGCTTCATCCACGTACACCGTTATCCGGTGCTGGACCGCTCGGTGGAGGCGGACTCCCGCCAGCGGCTCGCCGCCGCGTTGACCGGCGCCGCCCCGGACGAGCGGACCGCCGCGCTGGCCACCCTGGTCGCCGTACTGCGGATGGAGTCCGCGCTCGGCGTCACCGGCGAGGCCGCCGACCGCGCCCGCCGCCGACTGGCGGAGATCGCCAGCGGTGCCGGCTTCTCCGGCGAGGTGAGCCTTGCGGATTCGGTGGTCCGTCCCTCGGTCGGTCTGGTGGTGGCCGCCCTGGGGCGCGCCGTCGAGGCCGCCCTCGGCCCCCGCCGCTGA
- a CDS encoding DUF4349 domain-containing protein — protein sequence MSVRRVRRSPTAVVAAVVALLLLAGCSSDSGGDDSAVSDAGAAAGPAHEGGDAGTAEKPASGGAATDTRIDNRSIIYTGSLRVRVDDVEAAARSAVAVATRAGGFVGGDQRHSADADAFAELQLRVPADRFYAAVEELAGLGRQERREIGTQDVTEETVDLDARIATQRARVENARRLLGQAKSIADLINLENELARREADLASLEAKKRRLSDLTALSTITVTLVGRDASTAEEEDEKQIGFLVGLSGGWKVFLNSMTVLLTVLGALLPWLLVFGVPLGAVWWLNRRRRRNRPPEPALVAPVGAPPPPGVSAPPPGGTPSQVSAPPPVPGARSAP from the coding sequence ATGAGCGTGAGAAGGGTCCGCAGGTCGCCGACCGCGGTGGTGGCGGCGGTTGTCGCCCTGCTGCTGCTCGCCGGATGCAGCAGCGACAGCGGCGGCGACGACTCGGCGGTGTCCGACGCGGGGGCCGCCGCCGGCCCGGCGCACGAGGGAGGCGACGCCGGCACGGCGGAGAAGCCGGCCAGCGGCGGCGCGGCGACGGACACCCGGATCGATAATCGTTCGATCATCTACACCGGATCGCTGCGGGTGAGAGTGGACGACGTGGAGGCCGCCGCGCGCTCGGCCGTTGCCGTGGCCACCCGGGCCGGTGGCTTCGTCGGCGGCGACCAGCGGCACAGCGCCGACGCCGACGCGTTTGCCGAGTTGCAGCTGCGGGTGCCGGCGGACCGCTTCTACGCGGCGGTGGAGGAACTGGCCGGCCTGGGCCGTCAGGAACGTCGGGAGATCGGCACCCAGGATGTCACCGAGGAGACCGTCGATCTCGACGCGCGGATCGCCACCCAGCGGGCCCGGGTGGAGAACGCGCGGCGGCTGCTCGGGCAGGCCAAGTCGATCGCCGACCTGATCAACCTGGAGAACGAACTCGCCCGCCGGGAGGCCGACCTGGCCTCGTTGGAGGCGAAGAAGCGGCGGCTGAGCGACCTGACCGCACTGTCCACGATCACCGTCACCCTGGTCGGACGGGACGCGAGCACCGCCGAGGAGGAGGACGAGAAGCAGATCGGCTTCCTGGTCGGGCTCAGCGGCGGCTGGAAGGTCTTCCTGAACTCGATGACCGTCCTGCTCACCGTGCTCGGTGCGCTCCTGCCGTGGCTGCTGGTGTTCGGCGTACCGCTCGGGGCGGTGTGGTGGCTCAACCGCCGACGCCGCCGCAACCGGCCCCCGGAGCCGGCGCTCGTCGCGCCGGTCGGCGCGCCACCACCGCCGGGCGTCAGCGCACCGCCTCCGGGCGGCACGCCGTCGCAGGTCAGCGCACCGCCGCCAGTGCCTGGAGCGCGGTCTGCACCATGA